One genomic region from bacterium Unc6 encodes:
- a CDS encoding endonuclease III — protein MYNKLVEKVGEIIKRLEKVYPGATTALKYSNPFELLVATILSAQCTDVRVNDVAKVLFEKYRTVEDYANADIKEFEKIIYSTGFYKNKAKNIISAAKMVRDKFKGKIPDNMEELLLLPGVARKTANVVLGQAFGKSQGIIVDTHVKRVCYRLGLTNNKDPEKIEKDLMNIVPKEKWIKISYLIINLGRNVCAAKNPQHNKCVLDDMCIKKGEKI, from the coding sequence ATATATAATAAACTTGTGGAAAAAGTGGGTGAGATTATAAAAAGACTTGAGAAAGTATATCCCGGCGCAACAACTGCACTTAAGTATTCTAATCCATTTGAGCTTCTTGTAGCAACAATTCTTTCTGCGCAGTGCACGGATGTAAGGGTAAATGATGTTGCAAAGGTGCTTTTTGAAAAATATAGAACAGTTGAAGATTATGCAAATGCAGATATAAAAGAATTTGAAAAAATTATATATTCAACAGGATTTTATAAGAACAAGGCTAAAAATATTATATCTGCTGCAAAAATGGTAAGGGATAAATTTAAAGGGAAAATACCTGATAATATGGAAGAACTTTTACTGTTGCCGGGCGTTGCAAGAAAAACAGCCAATGTTGTTTTGGGGCAGGCTTTTGGAAAAAGCCAGGGTATTATTGTAGATACACATGTGAAAAGAGTTTGTTACAGGTTGGGCTTGACCAATAATAAAGACCCTGAAAAAATAGAAAAAGATTTAATGAATATTGTTCCTAAAGAGAAATGGATAAAGATTTCATATCTAATTATAAACTTAGGAAGAAATGTTTGCGCAGCAAAAAATCCTCAACATAACAAATGTGTTCTGGATGATATGTGTATTAAAAAAGGAGAGAAAATATGA
- a CDS encoding phosphoglucosamine mutase, with protein MKNIPIIFNTDGLRAEYNKWPLDKHTVKNIGFFLSRLLDAKSIVLCRDGRCSGQSIFSDLCSGMTKYGTTVLDAGLLPTPAMSVLVKKMKADAGISISASHNPSEYNGIKIFSSDGIKIASKYEREIERLLFEDRTDITTSPVIEDAGKMCEDIYLDYLAGVARLPNGGVSDGLNVQDLKISVDCANGAASYIIEKFLKQIDASVMVYSNAPDGVNINKGCGSTCPENICNIVRTDKADIGVALDGDADRAIFCDAKGNIVDGDFVLAMLGLDMLKEGILSCNTVVGTVMSNLGLEIALKENGARLIRTAVGDKNVLDEMLKGNYVIGGEQSGHIIFLRCSTAGDGIVTLIQVLKFMNKTGKTLEDLSSCMKKFPQILLNAPVKNKVPLDKIELYKKALEDANRRLGKYGRIVVRYSGTEPLVRVMVEGDSDAKVKNVAQSLLDAVLDGLNLKKI; from the coding sequence ATGAAAAACATACCCATAATATTTAATACCGATGGATTAAGAGCAGAATATAACAAGTGGCCATTGGATAAACACACAGTGAAAAACATCGGTTTTTTCCTTTCAAGGCTGCTTGATGCAAAAAGTATTGTCTTATGCAGGGATGGAAGATGTTCAGGTCAGTCTATTTTTTCTGATCTGTGTTCAGGTATGACAAAATATGGAACAACAGTTTTAGATGCGGGTCTGCTTCCAACTCCTGCTATGTCTGTGCTTGTTAAAAAGATGAAAGCCGATGCGGGTATAAGTATCTCTGCCTCACATAATCCGTCTGAATACAACGGAATAAAAATATTCAGTTCAGATGGTATAAAGATTGCGTCTAAATATGAAAGAGAAATTGAAAGGCTTTTATTTGAAGATAGAACAGATATAACAACCAGTCCTGTTATTGAGGATGCAGGAAAGATGTGTGAAGATATTTATCTTGATTATTTAGCAGGGGTTGCCCGCTTGCCCAACGGTGGAGTCTCCGATGGTTTGAATGTCCAAGACTTAAAAATATCTGTTGATTGTGCCAATGGTGCTGCTTCTTATATTATAGAAAAATTTTTAAAACAGATAGATGCAAGTGTTATGGTGTATTCAAATGCACCCGACGGCGTAAATATAAATAAAGGGTGCGGTTCAACCTGTCCTGAAAATATATGTAATATTGTGCGAACCGATAAGGCAGATATAGGTGTTGCATTAGACGGCGATGCTGACAGGGCAATTTTTTGTGATGCAAAAGGAAATATTGTGGATGGAGATTTTGTTCTTGCAATGCTTGGGCTTGATATGTTAAAAGAAGGGATTTTATCCTGTAACACTGTTGTTGGAACTGTTATGAGTAATCTTGGATTAGAGATTGCATTAAAGGAAAACGGGGCAAGGCTGATAAGAACGGCTGTCGGGGATAAAAATGTTCTTGATGAGATGTTAAAAGGAAATTATGTTATAGGGGGCGAACAGTCCGGGCACATTATATTTTTAAGGTGCTCAACAGCAGGTGATGGGATTGTTACACTAATACAGGTTCTTAAATTTATGAATAAAACAGGAAAAACATTAGAGGATCTTTCCTCCTGTATGAAAAAATTTCCTCAGATTTTGTTAAATGCACCCGTCAAGAATAAGGTCCCGTTGGATAAGATTGAATTGTATAAGAAAGCGTTAGAAGATGCAAACAGAAGGTTGGGTAAATATGGAAGGATTGTCGTAAGATATTCGGGGACAGAACCTTTGGTAAGGGTTATGGTTGAGGGTGATTCCGATGCGAAGGTAAAAAACGTTGCTCAAAGTCTACTTGATGCCGTTTTGGACGGATTAAATCTAAAAAAAATATGA
- a CDS encoding orotate phosphoribosyltransferase, giving the protein MNKETVLNIFKKYNALLEGHFSLSSGLHSPNYLQCAILLQYPDVSEILCKEIADNFKSDGITVVAGPAIGGILVAYEIARAIKCRSIFTEKENGRMTLRRGFEINPLDRVLVVEDVITTGGSVLKILELIKEKKAYIAGVGSIVDRSASVANFGHSLGVKFVKLLTINVRVYKQEECPLCKKNIPLTKPGSRK; this is encoded by the coding sequence ATGAATAAAGAAACTGTTCTGAATATATTTAAAAAATATAATGCCTTATTAGAAGGACATTTTAGTCTTTCAAGCGGACTTCACAGTCCAAACTATCTTCAGTGTGCGATATTGTTGCAGTATCCTGATGTTTCTGAAATCCTTTGTAAAGAAATTGCAGATAATTTTAAAAGCGACGGCATAACCGTAGTAGCAGGGCCTGCAATAGGAGGGATATTAGTTGCATATGAAATTGCACGCGCAATAAAATGCAGGTCTATATTTACAGAAAAAGAAAACGGCAGGATGACATTAAGAAGAGGATTTGAAATAAATCCCTTGGACAGGGTCCTTGTTGTAGAAGATGTGATAACAACGGGTGGTTCGGTACTTAAGATATTGGAACTTATAAAAGAAAAAAAAGCATATATTGCGGGTGTTGGTTCAATAGTTGATAGAAGTGCAAGTGTGGCTAACTTCGGGCACTCTCTGGGTGTAAAGTTTGTTAAACTTCTTACAATAAATGTCCGTGTGTATAAACAAGAAGAATGCCCTCTTTGTAAAAAAAACATACCCCTGACAAAACCTGGAAGCAGAAAATGA